From a single Cupriavidus taiwanensis LMG 19424 genomic region:
- a CDS encoding DUF3047 domain-containing protein has product MTAKMFRLVLTGAAGALLLAGCASAPPVPAAPPGHSASAAPIVSGSAVDCQAFTERMAAHAAAQADTREAESDALAAATTAAPDAEAGDDGESADATPATLATLPLFSVSPRGNRLPVGWQPWTINRNKIPTTYSMAEVDQRVVVHAKADSSASGLYVPLRERDAGMLRWTWKTSGIIRNADNSHGPREDSPLRLFVAFDGDKGTLPLKDQLMYEMARLTTGREMPYATLMYIWGGQRPEGALVKNPHTDRVRMIVVDSGTKHANQWRCHERDLRADYRKAFGTDPGRVIAVGIMTDTDNTKSQAEAWYGDIALD; this is encoded by the coding sequence ATGACGGCCAAGATGTTTCGGCTGGTTTTGACTGGCGCCGCCGGCGCGCTACTGCTGGCCGGGTGCGCTTCCGCTCCTCCTGTCCCTGCCGCGCCACCAGGACATTCGGCCTCCGCCGCCCCGATCGTCTCCGGCTCCGCCGTTGATTGCCAGGCCTTCACCGAGCGCATGGCTGCCCACGCCGCTGCGCAGGCCGATACCCGCGAGGCCGAGTCCGACGCACTGGCCGCTGCCACCACTGCCGCGCCGGATGCGGAAGCAGGCGACGATGGCGAGTCTGCCGACGCCACGCCTGCCACCCTCGCCACGCTGCCGTTGTTTTCGGTGTCGCCGCGCGGCAACCGGCTGCCCGTAGGCTGGCAGCCGTGGACCATCAACCGCAACAAGATTCCCACCACTTACTCGATGGCCGAGGTCGACCAGCGCGTCGTGGTGCACGCCAAGGCCGATAGTTCTGCCTCAGGCCTCTATGTGCCGCTGCGCGAGCGCGATGCCGGCATGCTGCGCTGGACCTGGAAAACCAGCGGCATCATCCGCAATGCCGACAACAGCCACGGCCCGCGCGAGGATTCGCCGCTGCGGCTGTTCGTCGCGTTCGATGGCGACAAGGGCACGCTGCCGCTCAAGGACCAGTTGATGTACGAGATGGCGCGGCTGACCACCGGCCGCGAAATGCCGTACGCGACGCTGATGTATATCTGGGGCGGACAGCGGCCGGAAGGCGCGCTGGTGAAAAACCCGCACACCGATCGCGTGCGCATGATCGTGGTGGATAGCGGTACGAAGCATGCCAATCAATGGCGTTGCCACGAACGCGATCTGCGCGCCGACTACCGCAAGGCGTTCGGGACCGACCCGGGCCGCGTCATCGCGGTCGGCATCATGACCGATACCGACAATACCAAGAGCCAGGCCGAAGCCTGGTACGGCGACATCGCTCTGGATTAG
- a CDS encoding DUF2891 domain-containing protein has product MGRSALDRETARSFARVALENILRRYPYKLDHMMAGAGDLAGPAAWHPVFCGSYDWHSSVHMHWLLVRLLALHPDLEEAPRIRAMLDAQLRPDAMAAELAYFRRPDSRTFERPYGWGWMLKLQAELLALARHDPHASVWADACAPLASHLSQQLADFLDAAAFPVRTGTHYNSAFALVMALSYARAHQDLALRRAIVRRAHRWFGHDQKYPARYEPGGDEFLSGGLTEAVLMHAVMDGCAFSEWWELFVPGQAELANWLTPVTVTNRGDPKAAHLDGLNLSRAWCWRMLEPALPDPLRPLAIRAWSDHIEASLPQAVEGEYVSTHWLASFAVLALAEPIGG; this is encoded by the coding sequence ATGGGGCGTTCTGCGCTGGATCGCGAGACCGCGCGCAGCTTTGCGCGCGTGGCGCTGGAGAATATCCTGCGCCGTTATCCGTACAAGCTTGACCACATGATGGCGGGCGCCGGCGATCTCGCCGGACCGGCCGCCTGGCATCCGGTGTTTTGCGGCAGCTACGACTGGCACTCCAGCGTACATATGCACTGGCTGCTGGTGCGGCTGCTGGCACTGCATCCGGACCTCGAGGAAGCGCCGCGCATCCGCGCCATGCTGGACGCCCAGTTGCGGCCGGACGCGATGGCCGCCGAACTCGCGTATTTCCGCCGGCCCGACTCACGCACCTTCGAACGCCCCTACGGCTGGGGCTGGATGCTGAAGCTGCAGGCCGAACTGCTGGCGCTGGCACGGCACGATCCGCATGCCAGCGTCTGGGCTGATGCCTGCGCGCCGCTGGCCTCGCATTTATCTCAGCAACTGGCGGATTTCCTCGATGCGGCAGCGTTCCCGGTACGCACCGGCACCCATTACAACAGCGCCTTCGCGCTGGTCATGGCCCTCTCCTATGCGCGCGCGCACCAGGACCTCGCCTTGCGGCGCGCCATCGTACGGCGTGCGCACCGCTGGTTCGGCCACGATCAGAAGTATCCCGCGCGCTACGAGCCTGGCGGCGACGAGTTCCTGTCCGGCGGGCTGACCGAAGCCGTGCTGATGCACGCCGTGATGGACGGCTGTGCGTTTTCGGAGTGGTGGGAGTTGTTCGTGCCGGGCCAGGCCGAACTGGCCAACTGGCTGACACCGGTCACGGTGACCAACCGCGGCGACCCAAAGGCCGCACACCTGGACGGTCTGAACCTGTCGCGCGCGTGGTGCTGGCGCATGCTGGAGCCTGCGCTACCCGATCCGCTGCGGCCGCTGGCAATCCGCGCGTGGTCGGACCATATCGAGGCGTCGCTGCCCCAGGCGGTGGAGGGCGAGTATGTGTCCACGCACTGGCTGGCCTCGTTCGCGGTGCTCGCGCTGGCCGAGCCGATCGGCGGCTGA